One segment of Cytophagia bacterium CHB2 DNA contains the following:
- a CDS encoding response regulator transcription factor — MHAKIKVLLASRPKMLSDVVRNFITHQPDMEVVGEVLDPIELLFAARAAKVDVVIVTPLDSEEEPPICRHLLAEYPRLKIVTLSVHGEIAFLYESGAGKKRIDEPCEQSILDAIRESRPAITDK, encoded by the coding sequence ATGCACGCGAAAATCAAAGTGCTGTTGGCGAGCCGGCCCAAGATGCTGTCTGATGTGGTCAGAAACTTCATTACTCACCAGCCGGATATGGAAGTGGTGGGCGAAGTGCTTGACCCAATCGAGCTCTTGTTTGCTGCCCGAGCAGCAAAAGTGGATGTGGTCATCGTCACGCCGCTCGATTCCGAGGAGGAACCCCCAATATGCCGCCACTTGCTGGCAGAATATCCCCGGTTGAAAATCGTGACGTTGTCGGTACACGGTGAAATCGCCTTTTTGTATGAATCTGGGGCGGGCAAGAAACGTATCGACGAGCCTTGCGAGCAATCTATTCTTGACGCCATCCGGGAGTCCCGGCCCGCGATCACGGATAAATAA
- a CDS encoding DUF1566 domain-containing protein: MLSYFGIYYPCTIHSITFFYQRSRAGTGKIMRVENSSTKTQGKIKKIRGTNRFVARILRRDEVVIDRRTGLMWQQSSSTQAMAYPMAMTWVHYLNKCGFAGFTDWRLPTLEEALTLLQDSPSSAGLYIDPIFNAKQRLWMWTSERGNADLAWYVNFNYGYSQLNCIKSSHNYVFAVRSRA; this comes from the coding sequence TTGCTAAGCTATTTTGGCATATATTACCCCTGCACGATCCACAGTATCACCTTTTTTTACCAGCGCAGCCGCGCGGGCACAGGAAAAATTATGCGCGTAGAGAATAGCTCGACCAAGACTCAAGGCAAGATCAAAAAAATCCGGGGGACGAATAGATTTGTAGCGAGGATTTTGCGCCGAGACGAAGTTGTGATTGACCGCAGGACCGGGCTAATGTGGCAGCAATCTAGCTCCACTCAAGCGATGGCCTACCCTATGGCCATGACCTGGGTTCACTATTTGAATAAGTGTGGGTTTGCCGGTTTCACCGATTGGCGGTTGCCCACGCTGGAAGAAGCCTTGACGCTGTTGCAGGATTCTCCCAGCAGTGCAGGGCTGTATATCGACCCGATTTTCAATGCCAAGCAGAGATTGTGGATGTGGACCTCGGAAAGAGGGAATGCGGACTTAGCGTGGTATGTCAATTTTAATTATGGCTACAGCCAATTGAACTGCATCAAGTCCAGCCACAATTATGTTTTCGCGGTGAGGTCACGCGCGTAG
- a CDS encoding rhomboid family intramembrane serine protease, protein MAEQELRAIICPNCGKLVSARAETCVYCGYKNPGLWGVGPKLRQLFQNFGFTQIVTTVCVALYVLALLLNPSAIFRPRGGGLISMLLGFLSPDGAILDRMGMTGLAAILDGRWWTLITAIYLHGSLPHIFFNLLWLRQLAPPVEELFGVSRLIVIFTVSGALGFVVSFIVGIPYTVGASGSIFGLLGALVYYGRSRGGTFGQGVYSQAMQFAVMMFVFGFFMGGIVNNWAHGGGFVGGYLAAMLLGYSERQKENNRIQLWGIVALGATAVAFLFALWRVLSALF, encoded by the coding sequence ATGGCAGAACAAGAATTGCGCGCGATCATTTGCCCGAATTGCGGCAAACTCGTCAGCGCCAGAGCCGAGACGTGCGTCTATTGCGGCTACAAAAATCCCGGCTTGTGGGGCGTTGGGCCAAAGCTTCGCCAACTTTTTCAAAATTTCGGATTCACACAAATCGTCACAACGGTTTGTGTCGCATTGTATGTGTTGGCCTTGTTGTTGAATCCGAGCGCGATATTTCGCCCACGCGGCGGCGGCCTCATCAGCATGCTGCTCGGCTTTCTCTCGCCAGACGGCGCCATACTTGACAGGATGGGCATGACTGGCCTGGCTGCCATTCTCGACGGGCGTTGGTGGACGCTCATCACCGCGATTTATTTGCACGGTTCGTTGCCGCACATCTTTTTCAACTTATTGTGGCTGCGGCAGCTTGCGCCGCCGGTGGAAGAATTGTTTGGCGTGAGCCGTTTGATTGTGATTTTCACTGTATCTGGCGCTCTCGGTTTTGTTGTCTCTTTTATCGTCGGCATTCCCTACACCGTAGGCGCGTCTGGCTCGATTTTTGGACTGTTGGGTGCATTGGTTTATTATGGCCGCAGTCGCGGCGGCACATTTGGCCAGGGTGTTTATAGTCAAGCGATGCAATTTGCCGTTATGATGTTTGTCTTCGGCTTTTTCATGGGCGGGATCGTCAACAACTGGGCGCACGGCGGCGGTTTTGTGGGCGGCTATCTCGCTGCGATGTTGCTGGGCTATTCCGAGAGACAGAAAGAGAATAATCGCATTCAACTTTGGGGAATTGTCGCGCTCGGCGCAACCGCGGTTGCGTTTCTATTTGCGCTGTGGCGGGTCTTATCGGCGTTATTTTGA